In Streptomyces sp. NBC_00878, a single window of DNA contains:
- a CDS encoding IclR family transcriptional regulator, translating to MTAETSQTLDRGLRVLKLLADTDHGLTVTELSNKLGVNRTVVYRLLATLEQHALVRRDLGGRARVGLGVLRLGRQVHPLVREAALPALRSLAEDIGATAHLTLVDGAEALAVAVVEPTWTDYHVAYRAGFRHPLDRGAAGKAILAARAAAAEEPGYTLTHGELEAGASGAAAPLLGVTGVEGSVGVVMLADAVPERVGPRVVDAAKEVAEALR from the coding sequence GTGACCGCGGAAACCTCCCAGACGCTCGACCGGGGACTGCGCGTCCTCAAACTGCTCGCCGACACCGACCACGGTCTGACCGTCACCGAGCTGTCCAACAAACTCGGGGTCAACCGGACCGTCGTGTACCGCTTGCTCGCCACGCTGGAACAGCACGCCCTCGTACGTCGTGACCTGGGCGGCCGTGCCCGCGTCGGGCTCGGTGTGCTGCGGCTCGGGCGGCAGGTGCATCCGCTGGTCCGCGAGGCCGCGCTGCCCGCGTTGCGCTCGCTGGCCGAGGACATAGGGGCGACCGCCCATCTCACGCTGGTCGACGGTGCGGAGGCGCTCGCCGTCGCCGTGGTCGAGCCGACGTGGACCGACTATCACGTGGCCTATCGCGCCGGGTTCCGGCATCCGCTCGACCGGGGTGCCGCCGGCAAGGCGATCCTTGCCGCGCGGGCCGCTGCCGCGGAGGAGCCGGGTTACACCCTGACGCACGGGGAGTTGGAGGCGGGCGCCAGTGGTGCGGCCGCGCCGCTGCTCGGGGTTACGGGGGTGGAGGGCAGCGTGGGGGTCGTGATGCTCGCGGATGCCGTGCCGGAGCGGGTGGGGCCGCGTGTCGTTGACGCGGCCAAGGAGGTGGCTGAGGCGTTGCGCTGA
- a CDS encoding S16 family serine protease — MLSRLTRFQAVAVCALPVVALLATAVFSPLPFSVAQPGMTANVLGENKGDPVITITGADSRETRGQLRMTTIEATGPDQDVSLGDVLDGWFRTDQAVMPRDSVYPSGDTVKEIEDHNAEEMKESQDTATEAALNHLGENSGDIKVTLELADVGGPSAGLLFSLGIVDKLDGDGSGGDLTGGRNIAGTGTIDADGKVGAVGGVALKTQAARRDGATVFLVPKAECSDAKTDLPKGLRLIPVTTLKDAVGALVALEKGQGSVPSC, encoded by the coding sequence GTGCTCTCTCGTCTCACGCGGTTCCAGGCCGTCGCCGTCTGTGCTCTTCCCGTTGTGGCTCTGCTTGCCACGGCGGTGTTCTCGCCGTTGCCCTTCTCGGTGGCTCAGCCCGGGATGACGGCGAACGTCCTCGGCGAGAACAAGGGCGACCCGGTCATCACGATCACCGGCGCCGACAGCCGCGAGACGCGCGGCCAGCTGCGGATGACGACCATCGAGGCGACGGGGCCCGACCAGGACGTGAGCCTGGGTGACGTGCTCGACGGCTGGTTCCGTACGGACCAGGCGGTGATGCCGCGCGACTCCGTGTACCCGAGCGGCGACACCGTGAAGGAGATCGAGGATCACAACGCCGAGGAGATGAAGGAGTCCCAGGACACCGCCACCGAGGCCGCCCTGAACCACCTCGGTGAGAACTCCGGCGACATCAAGGTCACCCTCGAACTCGCCGACGTCGGCGGCCCCAGCGCCGGGCTCCTCTTCTCCCTCGGCATCGTCGACAAGCTGGACGGCGACGGCAGCGGCGGCGACCTCACCGGCGGTCGCAACATCGCGGGCACCGGGACCATCGACGCCGACGGGAAGGTCGGCGCGGTCGGTGGCGTCGCCCTCAAGACGCAGGCCGCCCGCCGCGACGGCGCCACGGTCTTCCTGGTCCCGAAGGCGGAGTGCTCGGACGCGAAGACGGACCTCCCGAAGGGGCTCCGCCTCATCCCGGTGACGACCTTGAAGGACGCGGTCGGCGCCCTGGTGGCCCTGGAGAAGGGCCAGGGCTCGGTCCCGAGCTGCTAG
- a CDS encoding tetratricopeptide repeat protein, with amino-acid sequence MLVGAVVGCAVLGGVLVAVPPGPDGPPPAPGPVARAMTAVGAGAPASPPDLHALIGDREAHLRAHPGDVRSWAVLGAAYAERGERTGEARYFPKAEKALRTSLRAKPKGNVEALDALAALANARHDFRTARKWGEASVAAAPKRWTAYPSLIDAYRGLGDYRAARHALARLVRLPSGGAAARARVLTRAALVYRDQGLREDAAAALWDAVALASAPAERADCLVRAGELAWEQGEPAEALRAFEEAVRADPDGHAALAGQGRALAALGRTSAASHAYRSASEKRALPQYAWELGELYESKGLGAKARGQYEATRARLREGAAGGVDSELVAGLFEADHGDPGSAVRRLRGEWERHPSVAVADALGWALHRAGKDEEALVLATKATDKEHGGEVRSAPYAYHRGMIERELELEGPARRHLEEALRISPYFSPLGVPAAKKALGALGSV; translated from the coding sequence GTGCTCGTCGGGGCCGTCGTGGGGTGTGCCGTGCTCGGTGGTGTGCTGGTGGCGGTGCCCCCTGGGCCGGACGGGCCGCCGCCCGCGCCCGGTCCCGTGGCGCGGGCCATGACCGCCGTCGGGGCCGGGGCGCCCGCCTCGCCGCCCGATCTGCACGCGCTGATCGGGGACCGCGAGGCGCATCTGCGGGCCCATCCGGGTGATGTGCGGTCGTGGGCCGTGCTCGGTGCGGCGTATGCGGAGCGGGGTGAGCGGACCGGCGAGGCGCGGTACTTCCCGAAGGCCGAGAAGGCGTTGCGTACGTCGTTGAGGGCGAAGCCGAAGGGGAACGTGGAGGCGCTCGACGCTCTGGCCGCGCTCGCCAACGCCCGGCACGATTTCCGGACGGCACGGAAGTGGGGCGAGGCCTCGGTGGCCGCGGCGCCGAAGCGGTGGACGGCCTATCCGTCGCTGATCGACGCGTACCGGGGGCTCGGGGACTACAGGGCCGCGCGCCACGCGTTGGCCAGGCTCGTCCGGCTGCCGTCGGGAGGCGCGGCGGCGCGGGCCCGGGTGCTGACGCGGGCCGCGCTCGTGTACCGGGACCAGGGGCTCCGCGAGGACGCCGCCGCCGCGCTCTGGGACGCGGTGGCGCTCGCCTCCGCTCCGGCCGAGCGGGCGGACTGTCTCGTACGGGCCGGGGAGCTGGCCTGGGAGCAGGGGGAGCCCGCCGAGGCGCTGCGCGCGTTCGAGGAGGCGGTGCGGGCCGATCCCGACGGGCACGCGGCGCTCGCGGGCCAGGGGCGGGCCCTGGCCGCGCTGGGGCGGACCTCGGCGGCGTCGCACGCCTACCGGTCCGCGTCGGAGAAGCGGGCGCTGCCCCAGTACGCGTGGGAGCTGGGCGAGTTGTACGAGTCGAAGGGGCTGGGCGCGAAGGCGAGGGGCCAGTACGAGGCGACGCGGGCCCGGCTGCGGGAGGGTGCCGCCGGCGGGGTGGACTCCGAGCTCGTCGCGGGCCTCTTCGAGGCGGACCACGGTGACCCCGGGTCCGCCGTGCGGCGGCTGCGGGGCGAGTGGGAGCGGCACCCTTCCGTGGCGGTCGCGGATGCGTTGGGGTGGGCGTTGCACCGCGCCGGGAAGGACGAGGAGGCGCTCGTCCTCGCCACGAAGGCCACGGACAAGGAGCACGGGGGCGAGGTGCGCAGCGCGCCCTACGCGTACCACCGGGGCATGATCGAGCGGGAGTTGGAGCTGGAGGGACCCGCGCGCCGCCATCTGGAGGAGGCGCTGCGGATCAGTCCGTACTTCTCGCCGCTGGGCGTGCCGGCGGCGAAGAAGGCGTTGGGGGCGCTGGGCTCGGTGTGA
- a CDS encoding Lrp/AsnC family transcriptional regulator gives MAIDHLDGRLLVLLAREPRIGVLEMSRRLGVARGTAQARLDRLQSNGVIRGFGPQVDPTALGYPVTAFATLQIRQGQGRDVRAHLTTVPEVLELHTTTGGGDMLCRLVARSNADLQRVIDRVVGFDGIVRASTAIVMENPVPLRIIPLVEQAAEDDD, from the coding sequence ATGGCGATCGATCATCTGGACGGGCGGCTGCTGGTCCTGCTCGCGCGGGAGCCGCGGATCGGTGTGCTGGAGATGTCCCGGCGGCTCGGCGTCGCGCGCGGGACCGCGCAGGCGCGGCTGGACCGGCTTCAGTCGAATGGAGTCATCCGGGGGTTCGGCCCGCAGGTGGATCCCACGGCCCTCGGGTATCCCGTCACCGCCTTCGCGACGCTGCAGATCAGGCAGGGGCAAGGCCGGGACGTACGGGCGCACTTGACGACCGTTCCCGAGGTGCTGGAGCTGCACACGACGACGGGCGGCGGGGACATGCTGTGCCGGCTCGTGGCGCGGTCCAACGCCGATCTTCAGCGGGTGATCGACCGGGTTGTCGGTTTTGATGGCATCGTCCGGGCCTCCACGGCGATCGTCATGGAGAACCCCGTACCGCTGCGGATCATCCCGCTGGTGGAACAGGCCGCGGAGGACGACGACTGA
- the hppD gene encoding 4-hydroxyphenylpyruvate dioxygenase produces MTQTTHHTPDTARQADPFPVKGMDAVVFAVGNAKQAAHYYSTAFGMKLVAYSGPENGSRETASYVLENGSARFVLTSVIKAATPWGHFLAEHVAEHGDGVVDLAIEVPDARAAYAYAIEHGARSVAEPYELKDEHGTVVLAAIATYGTTRHTLVERTGYDGPYLPGFTAADPMVEPPARRTFQAIDHCVGNVELGHMNEWVAFYNKVMGFTNMKEFVGDDIATEYSALMSKVVADGTLKVKFPINEPAIAKKKSQIDEYLEFYGGAGVQHIALNTNDIVATVRTMRAAGVKFLDTPDSYYDTLGEWVGDTRVPIDTLRELKILADRDEDGYLLQIFTKPVQDRPTVFFEIIERHGSMGFGKGNFKALFEAIEREQEKRGNL; encoded by the coding sequence ATGACACAGACCACGCACCACACCCCCGATACCGCACGGCAGGCAGATCCCTTCCCGGTCAAGGGAATGGACGCGGTCGTCTTCGCCGTGGGCAACGCCAAGCAGGCCGCGCACTACTACTCCACCGCCTTCGGCATGAAGCTCGTCGCCTACTCCGGGCCGGAGAACGGCAGCCGCGAGACCGCGAGCTACGTCCTGGAGAACGGCTCCGCCCGCTTCGTCCTCACCTCCGTCATCAAGGCCGCCACCCCCTGGGGCCACTTCCTCGCCGAGCACGTGGCGGAGCACGGTGACGGCGTGGTCGACCTCGCCATCGAGGTCCCGGACGCCCGCGCCGCGTACGCGTACGCCATCGAGCACGGCGCCCGCTCGGTCGCCGAGCCGTACGAACTGAAGGACGAGCACGGCACGGTCGTACTCGCCGCGATCGCCACGTACGGCACGACCCGCCACACCCTGGTCGAGCGCACGGGCTACGACGGCCCGTACCTCCCGGGGTTCACGGCCGCCGACCCGATGGTCGAGCCGCCCGCCCGCCGTACCTTCCAGGCCATCGACCACTGCGTCGGCAACGTGGAACTCGGCCACATGAACGAGTGGGTCGCCTTCTACAACAAGGTCATGGGCTTCACGAACATGAAGGAGTTCGTGGGCGACGACATCGCCACCGAGTACAGCGCCCTGATGTCGAAGGTCGTCGCCGACGGCACGCTCAAGGTCAAGTTCCCGATCAACGAGCCCGCCATCGCCAAGAAGAAGTCCCAGATCGACGAGTACCTGGAGTTCTACGGCGGTGCCGGCGTCCAGCACATCGCCCTCAACACGAACGACATCGTGGCGACCGTACGGACCATGCGGGCGGCCGGAGTGAAGTTCCTCGACACCCCGGACTCCTACTACGACACCCTCGGCGAGTGGGTCGGCGACACCCGCGTCCCCATCGACACCCTCCGCGAACTGAAGATCCTGGCCGACCGCGACGAGGACGGCTACCTGCTGCAGATCTTCACCAAGCCGGTCCAGGACCGCCCGACCGTCTTCTTCGAGATCATCGAACGCCACGGCTCGATGGGCTTCGGCAAGGGCAACTTCAAGGCACTCTTCGAGGCGATCGAACGGGAGCAGGAGAAGCGCGGCAACCTGTAA
- a CDS encoding FAD-binding oxidoreductase: protein MIMSRIEAPRDEVTSNLVDRLLAGLPAEAVITDPDVTASYAHDMASFCEAGAPALVVLPRTVEQVQHVMRIATELRVPVVPQGARTGLSGAANASEGCVVLSLTKMDRILEINPVDRIAVVEPGVINATLSRAVNELGLYYPPDPSSWEMCTIGGNIGTASGGLCCVKYGVTAEYVLGLDVVLADGRLMSTGRRTAKGVAGYDLTRLFVGSEGSLGIVVRATLALRPHPPQQLVLAAEFGSAAAACDAVCRIMEGGHVPSLLELMDRTTVRAVNAIGHMGLPESTEALLLAAFDTLDPAADLTAVGALCEAAGATEVVPADDAAESELLLHARRLSLTALDAVKGTSMIDDVCVPRSRLAEMLEGVDRIAEKYRLTIGVVAHAGDGNTHPTVCFDAGDPDETRRARESFDEIMALGLELGGTITGEHGVGVLKKEWLAREIGPVGVEMQRAVKTAFDPLGILNPGKLF, encoded by the coding sequence GTGATCATGAGCCGTATCGAAGCCCCACGTGACGAGGTGACGAGCAACCTCGTCGACCGTCTTCTCGCGGGCCTGCCGGCCGAGGCGGTCATCACCGACCCGGACGTCACGGCCTCGTACGCCCACGACATGGCCAGCTTCTGCGAGGCCGGCGCCCCGGCCCTCGTCGTGCTGCCGCGCACGGTCGAGCAGGTCCAGCACGTCATGCGTATCGCCACGGAACTGCGCGTCCCGGTGGTCCCGCAGGGCGCCCGTACGGGCCTGTCGGGCGCGGCCAACGCCTCCGAGGGCTGCGTCGTGCTGTCCCTGACCAAGATGGACCGCATTCTGGAGATCAACCCGGTCGACCGGATCGCGGTGGTCGAGCCGGGCGTCATCAACGCCACACTCTCCCGCGCCGTCAACGAACTGGGCCTCTACTACCCGCCGGATCCGTCCAGTTGGGAGATGTGCACGATCGGCGGCAACATCGGCACGGCGTCCGGCGGCCTGTGCTGTGTGAAGTACGGGGTGACGGCCGAGTACGTCCTCGGCCTGGACGTGGTCCTCGCCGACGGGCGCCTGATGTCCACGGGCCGCCGTACGGCGAAGGGCGTCGCCGGATACGACCTGACCCGCCTCTTCGTCGGCTCGGAGGGCTCGCTCGGCATCGTCGTACGGGCCACTCTCGCGCTCAGACCGCACCCGCCCCAGCAGCTGGTGCTGGCCGCCGAGTTCGGGTCCGCGGCGGCCGCCTGCGACGCGGTCTGCCGGATCATGGAGGGCGGGCACGTGCCGTCCCTCCTGGAACTGATGGACCGTACGACGGTGAGGGCCGTCAACGCCATCGGGCACATGGGCCTGCCGGAGTCCACGGAGGCCCTGCTCCTCGCCGCCTTCGACACCCTCGACCCCGCCGCCGACCTGACGGCCGTGGGCGCGCTGTGCGAGGCGGCCGGCGCCACCGAGGTCGTACCGGCGGACGACGCCGCCGAGTCCGAACTGCTCCTCCACGCCCGCCGGTTGTCCCTCACGGCGCTCGACGCGGTCAAGGGCACGTCGATGATCGACGACGTGTGCGTGCCGCGATCGAGGCTCGCCGAGATGCTCGAAGGGGTCGACCGGATCGCCGAGAAGTACCGGCTGACCATCGGGGTCGTCGCCCACGCCGGTGACGGCAACACCCACCCGACCGTCTGCTTCGACGCCGGCGACCCCGACGAGACCCGGCGCGCCCGCGAGTCCTTCGACGAGATCATGGCCCTCGGCCTGGAACTCGGCGGCACGATCACGGGCGAGCACGGCGTGGGCGTCCTCAAGAAGGAGTGGCTGGCGCGCGAGATCGGCCCGGTGGGCGTGGAGATGCAGCGGGCGGTCAAGACGGCGTTCGACCCGCTCGGCATCCTCAACCCGGGCAAGCTGTTCTGA
- a CDS encoding type II toxin-antitoxin system death-on-curing family toxin produces MKYLTVQEVLDLAELACGEQTQVAVRDLGLLSSAVHRPQSQMFGVEAYTDLFEKAAALLQSLALNHPLVDGNKRMAWMCTVVFLDFNGTEMLDVDQEEAYKLVIEVAAGSLEDVGLIALRLRALREAM; encoded by the coding sequence ATGAAGTACCTCACGGTCCAGGAGGTCCTGGACCTGGCGGAGCTGGCTTGCGGGGAACAGACCCAGGTTGCCGTACGTGACCTGGGTCTGCTCAGCTCGGCCGTCCACCGTCCCCAGTCGCAGATGTTCGGAGTCGAGGCATACACGGACCTCTTCGAGAAGGCTGCGGCGCTACTCCAGTCGCTTGCCTTGAACCATCCTCTGGTGGACGGCAACAAACGCATGGCGTGGATGTGCACGGTCGTTTTCCTCGACTTCAACGGTACGGAGATGCTCGACGTCGACCAGGAAGAGGCGTACAAGCTCGTCATCGAAGTAGCGGCGGGCAGCCTGGAGGACGTAGGGCTGATCGCCCTGCGCCTGAGGGCCCTGCGTGAGGCGATGTGA
- a CDS encoding Arc family DNA-binding protein, protein MNLRLRDDQQEALKLRAEEEGRSMHAIVLQAIDRYLEQEADRATVRRLGAKYAAGHADLLRRLGE, encoded by the coding sequence ATGAATCTTCGTCTGCGAGACGACCAGCAGGAGGCGCTCAAGCTGCGTGCAGAGGAGGAGGGGCGCAGCATGCACGCCATAGTGCTTCAGGCGATCGACCGGTATCTGGAGCAGGAGGCGGACAGGGCCACGGTTCGTCGCCTGGGGGCCAAGTACGCGGCGGGCCACGCCGACCTGCTGCGGAGGCTGGGGGAGTAG
- a CDS encoding DEAD/DEAH box helicase produces the protein MTTTAASATSHHLSPAFPGRAPWGTASKLRAWQQGAMEKYVQEQPRDFLAVATPGAGKTTFALTLASWLLHHHVVQQVTVVAPTEHLKKQWAEAAARIGIKLDPEYSAGPLSKEYQGVAVTYAGVGVRPMLHRNRCEQRKTLVILDEIHHAGDSKSWGEACLEAFEPATRRLALTGTPFRSDTNPIPFVTYEEGNDGIRRSAADYTYGYGNALADHVVRPVIFLSYSGNMRWRTKAGDEIAARLGEPMTKDAVSQAWRTALDPRGEWMPSVLRAADQRLTEVRKGIPDAGALVIASDQDSARAYAKLIREITGTKATLVLSDEAAASDRIDSFSHGDDRWMVAVRMVSEGVDVPRLAVGVYATTISTPLFFAQAVGRFVRSRRRGETASVFLPTVPDLLTFANEMEVERDHALDKPKKEGEEDPYAESEKEMEEANREEDEDTGEQEQFSFEALESEAVFDRVLYDGAEFGMQAHPGSAEEQDYLGIPGLLEPDQVQLLLQKRQARQIAHSRKKPDDEADLLELPAERRPVVSHKEMLELRKQLNTMVGAYVHQSGKPHGVIHTELRRVCGGPPSAEATAGQLRQRIAKVQEWATRMR, from the coding sequence GTGACTACCACCGCCGCCAGCGCCACCTCGCACCACCTGTCACCCGCGTTCCCCGGGCGCGCCCCCTGGGGTACCGCCAGCAAGCTGCGTGCCTGGCAGCAGGGGGCGATGGAGAAGTACGTCCAGGAGCAGCCGCGTGACTTTCTCGCCGTCGCCACGCCCGGGGCCGGAAAGACGACCTTCGCGCTGACGCTCGCCTCGTGGCTGCTGCATCACCATGTCGTGCAGCAGGTGACCGTGGTCGCGCCGACCGAGCATCTGAAGAAGCAGTGGGCGGAGGCGGCCGCGCGGATAGGGATCAAGCTGGATCCCGAGTACAGCGCGGGGCCGCTCAGCAAGGAGTATCAGGGGGTCGCGGTCACGTACGCCGGTGTCGGCGTGCGGCCCATGCTGCACCGCAACCGCTGTGAGCAGCGCAAGACCCTCGTCATCCTCGACGAGATCCACCACGCCGGTGACAGCAAGTCCTGGGGCGAGGCATGCCTCGAAGCCTTCGAGCCCGCCACCCGCCGGCTCGCCCTCACCGGTACGCCCTTCCGCTCCGACACCAACCCCATCCCCTTCGTCACGTACGAGGAAGGGAACGACGGGATCCGGCGGTCCGCCGCCGACTACACGTACGGGTACGGGAACGCGCTCGCCGACCACGTCGTCCGGCCCGTCATCTTCCTCTCCTACAGCGGCAACATGCGGTGGCGTACGAAGGCGGGGGACGAGATCGCCGCCCGGCTCGGTGAGCCCATGACCAAGGACGCCGTCTCGCAGGCCTGGCGTACCGCTCTCGACCCGCGCGGCGAGTGGATGCCCAGCGTGCTGCGCGCCGCCGACCAGCGGCTCACGGAGGTCAGGAAGGGCATCCCGGACGCCGGCGCCCTCGTCATCGCCTCCGACCAGGACTCGGCCCGCGCCTACGCCAAGCTCATCCGCGAGATCACCGGGACCAAGGCGACCCTCGTCCTGTCCGACGAGGCGGCGGCCTCCGACCGTATCGACTCGTTCAGCCACGGCGACGACCGCTGGATGGTCGCCGTCCGCATGGTGTCCGAGGGCGTCGACGTGCCCCGGCTGGCGGTCGGGGTGTACGCGACCACCATCTCCACGCCGCTCTTCTTCGCCCAGGCCGTCGGCCGTTTCGTACGGTCCAGGCGGCGTGGCGAGACCGCCTCCGTCTTCCTGCCGACCGTCCCCGACCTCCTCACCTTCGCCAACGAGATGGAGGTCGAGCGCGACCACGCCCTCGACAAGCCCAAGAAGGAGGGCGAGGAGGACCCGTACGCCGAATCCGAGAAGGAGATGGAGGAGGCGAACCGGGAGGAGGACGAGGACACCGGAGAGCAGGAGCAGTTCTCCTTCGAGGCGCTGGAGTCCGAGGCCGTCTTCGACCGGGTGCTCTACGACGGCGCCGAGTTCGGCATGCAGGCCCATCCGGGGAGCGCGGAGGAGCAGGACTACCTGGGAATTCCAGGGCTGTTGGAGCCCGACCAGGTTCAACTCCTGCTCCAGAAGCGGCAGGCCCGGCAGATCGCGCACAGCCGCAAGAAGCCGGACGACGAGGCCGACCTCCTCGAACTGCCCGCCGAGCGGCGGCCCGTGGTCTCCCACAAGGAGATGCTGGAGCTACGGAAACAGCTCAACACGATGGTGGGCGCGTACGTCCATCAGAGCGGCAAGCCGCACGGCGTGATCCACACCGAGCTGCGGCGCGTCTGCGGCGGGCCGCCGAGCGCGGAGGCGACGGCCGGGCAACTGCGTCAGCGGATCGCCAAGGTGCAGGAGTGGGCCACGCGTATGCGGTGA
- a CDS encoding MFS transporter — MATLDPSDTGVADSPNPQIPSAEAGAHDGVLSRSYRALSIGIVSVVLLIAFEATAVGTAMPVAARELDGVSLYAFAFSGYFTTSLFGMVLAGQWSDRAGPLGSLTAGIGAFAAGLLLSGTAGVMWLFILGRAVQGLGGGLVIVALYVVVGRVYPERLRPSIMAAFAASWVIPSVVGPLASGAVTEHIGWRWVFVGIPVLVVLPVALALPQIRRRASGPAEGAVAAPFDRRRIRLALAISLGAGLLQYGAQAVSDESTRWLSLVPAVAGAALLVPAMLGLLPRGTYRAARGLPSVVLLRGVAAGSFIAAESFVPLMLVTERGLSPTMAGFSLAAGGGTWALGSYVQSRARVEPYRDRLMALGMVLTASAIAAAPSVLIDGVPVWTLAVAWAFGCFGMGLVISSTSVLLLHLSAPEEAGTNSAALQISDGLSNVLLLAAGGAAFAALGGGTVTHAATEASGSGGHPAAFAAVFLPMAGVALAGAWVATRVRVA; from the coding sequence ATGGCCACCCTGGACCCGAGCGATACCGGCGTCGCTGACAGCCCGAACCCGCAGATCCCGTCGGCCGAAGCCGGCGCCCATGACGGTGTGCTCAGTCGTTCGTATCGGGCGCTCAGTATCGGGATCGTGTCCGTCGTGCTGCTCATCGCCTTCGAGGCGACTGCCGTGGGGACGGCCATGCCGGTGGCGGCGCGGGAGTTGGACGGGGTCTCGCTGTACGCGTTCGCGTTCTCCGGGTACTTCACGACGAGTCTGTTCGGGATGGTGCTGGCCGGGCAGTGGTCGGACCGTGCGGGCCCGCTGGGGTCGCTGACGGCGGGGATCGGGGCGTTCGCGGCGGGGCTGCTGCTGTCGGGGACGGCAGGGGTGATGTGGCTGTTCATCCTCGGGCGGGCCGTGCAGGGGCTCGGCGGCGGGCTGGTGATCGTCGCGCTGTACGTGGTGGTCGGGCGGGTCTATCCGGAGCGGTTGCGGCCGTCGATCATGGCGGCGTTCGCGGCGAGCTGGGTGATCCCGTCCGTGGTCGGGCCGCTCGCCTCCGGCGCGGTCACCGAACACATCGGCTGGCGCTGGGTGTTCGTCGGGATACCGGTCCTCGTCGTCCTGCCGGTGGCACTCGCGCTGCCGCAGATACGGCGGCGGGCCTCCGGCCCGGCGGAGGGCGCCGTCGCGGCGCCCTTCGACCGGCGGCGTATCCGGCTGGCGCTGGCCATCTCTCTGGGCGCCGGGCTGCTGCAGTACGGGGCGCAGGCCGTGTCCGACGAAAGCACGCGGTGGCTGTCACTCGTACCGGCCGTGGCGGGAGCCGCGCTGCTGGTCCCGGCGATGCTGGGGCTGCTGCCGAGGGGGACCTACCGGGCGGCGCGCGGGCTGCCGTCCGTGGTGCTGCTGCGCGGGGTCGCGGCCGGGTCGTTCATCGCGGCGGAGTCCTTCGTGCCACTGATGCTGGTCACCGAGCGGGGCCTGTCGCCGACGATGGCCGGATTCTCGCTGGCGGCGGGCGGGGGCACCTGGGCACTGGGGTCCTACGTACAGTCCAGGGCGCGCGTGGAACCGTACCGGGACCGGCTGATGGCGCTGGGCATGGTACTGACGGCGTCCGCCATCGCCGCCGCCCCGAGCGTGCTGATCGACGGGGTGCCGGTGTGGACGTTGGCGGTGGCCTGGGCCTTCGGCTGCTTCGGCATGGGCCTGGTGATCTCCTCCACCAGCGTCCTCCTGCTCCACCTCTCCGCCCCGGAGGAGGCCGGTACCAACTCCGCCGCCCTCCAGATATCCGACGGCCTCTCGAACGTCCTCCTCCTCGCCGCGGGAGGCGCCGCCTTCGCGGCACTGGGCGGGGGCACGGTGACCCATGCCGCCACAGAGGCCTCCGGCTCCGGCGGTCATCCGGCAGCCTTCGCCGCGGTGTTCCTGCCGATGGCGGGGGTGGCGTTGGCGGGTGCCTGGGTGGCCACGCGGGTGCGGGTCGCCTGA